DNA sequence from the Prolixibacter sp. SD074 genome:
AAAGCCACTACATATCTGAAGTACAAATTGGTACATCCTGATCAGCTTACCGACGATCAACTAAAAGAAATATACAAGACCGGTTACAGTTGGTTAGAGCAGTCGATGGAACTACAGGGAAATAAAACAGAAGCTGCTGTTCTTGTTCAGTTGATGCAAGGTACCAGTGTTTTGTTCAAGACAGGTGAATTCGAGTCGGATAAAGTAATGGAGAGTTACGATAAAACACTGGCCATCGCCAATGCTAATTTGGCTAAGGATTCGAATGACAAAGCCTACAAGCAGGCTGCTGATGCCATCAACACTATTTTTGAGAATTCAGGTGCAGCCGATTGCGAAAGCTTAATTAAGCTGTACACGCCGAAATTCAAAAACAATCCAAACGATGTTGAAATGCTGCGCAAAATGCTGTATCTACTGAACAGAGATAACTGTACCGACAGCAAGCTTTATGCTGATGCAGCCGACAAATTGTATCAACTGGAGCCGTCAGCACAATCAGCCTTCTCAATGGCCCGTCTGTACATCAAATTGAAAGATTTTGACAAAGCCATTAAATATTACAATGAGGCTATTTCGCTGGAAAAAGATCCCACACAAAAAGCACTTGACTTGTACGAACTGGGAACTGTTGAACTGAGCCAAAATCGTTATCAGTCAGCACGCGGAGACGCCCGCGAAGCAATTAAACTGCAACCCAAAAATGGTAAACTTTACCTGCTGATAGGTAGCATTTATGCCGCATCTGCTAAAACCTTTGGCGACAATGATTTCGATAAGTCAATGGTGTTTGTTTTAGCCGTTGATTATTTCAAAAAAGCCAAGGCGGTAGATCCTTCGGTTGCAGAAGAAGCCAATAAGAACATCAACATTTACAAAAAATATTTCCCCAATAAGGAAAACGCTTTCTTCCAGGGATACAATGCCGGAGATACTTACAGGGTAGGAGGCTGGATTAATGAAACAACAAAAATACAATTCCGTTAATACTACGGCATTTAAAATTAAAATACTGATTAAGTCGAGCATTGCTGCCCTATCATTAGGAGCAGCAATGCTTCTTTTGTCTTGTCAGTCTAAAGTCGAAGTCGAAGCAAACCTACCTTCCAAACTCATCGAGCAGGAGGAATTACCAACAGTTGACGCCACTGATTTCGAAACGACTTTTACCGACTCTGGTATAGTGCGTTATCGGCTGACAACTCCCCGTTTGCTTGA
Encoded proteins:
- a CDS encoding lipopolysaccharide assembly protein LapB; this translates as MKTIIRTALVLILTYTVGIAGAMAQRVVTGTVYIDGKPAAGVTVTANRSHDQFFTSFDGKYKLEISDRSKYLKFTYAGGEEKLDIEGNNKNVINMYIGKKPDLTKEAEEPGVDLRSQSELIKAQNKDYMTYYSLYDQFYQMNDYKSALKPWEHIYNKYPKSSVNVYIVGIKMYEAMLDKATDAEKPALLDKLMSIYDKRMKYFDNKGFVLGRKATTYLKYKLVHPDQLTDDQLKEIYKTGYSWLEQSMELQGNKTEAAVLVQLMQGTSVLFKTGEFESDKVMESYDKTLAIANANLAKDSNDKAYKQAADAINTIFENSGAADCESLIKLYTPKFKNNPNDVEMLRKMLYLLNRDNCTDSKLYADAADKLYQLEPSAQSAFSMARLYIKLKDFDKAIKYYNEAISLEKDPTQKALDLYELGTVELSQNRYQSARGDAREAIKLQPKNGKLYLLIGSIYAASAKTFGDNDFDKSMVFVLAVDYFKKAKAVDPSVAEEANKNINIYKKYFPNKENAFFQGYNAGDTYRVGGWINETTKIQFR